A window of the Hevea brasiliensis isolate MT/VB/25A 57/8 chromosome 6, ASM3005281v1, whole genome shotgun sequence genome harbors these coding sequences:
- the LOC110663120 gene encoding vesicle-associated membrane protein 714, protein MAILYAVVARGMVVLAEFSAVTGNTGAVVRRIIEKLPSEADSRLCFSQDRYIFHILRSDGLTFLCMANDTFGRRIPFSYLEDIHMRFMKNYGRVAHYAPAYAMNDEFSRVLHQQMEFFSSNPSADTLNRVRGEVGEIRTIMVENIEKILERGDRIELLVDKTATMQDSAFHFRKQSKRLRRALWMKNAKLLALLTCVIVLLLYIIIAACCGGITLPSCRS, encoded by the exons ATGGCGATCCTCTACGCGGTGGTGGCGCGGGGGATGGTGGTGCTGGCGGAGTTCAGCGCGGTGACAGGGAACACAGGGGCTGTGGTTAGGCGGATCATCGAGAAGCTTCCATCTGAGGCCGATTCTAGGCTGTGCTTTTCTCAAGATCGCTACATATTTCACATACTCAGATCCGATGGCCTCACTTTTCTCTGCATGGCTAATGACACCTTCGGCA GGAGAATTCCATTTTCATACTTGGAGGACATTCATATGAGGTTCATGAAAAACTATGGTAGAGTGGCCCACTATGCACCTGCTTATGCAATGAATGATGAGTTTTCGAGGGTATTGCATCAGCAAATGGAATTTTTCTCTAGTAACCCAAGTGCTGATACTCTCAATCGTGTAAGGGGTGAAGTTGGCGAG ATCCGTACGATCATGGTAGAGAACATTGAGAAGATACTAGAGAGAGGTGATCGGATTGAGCTTCTTGTTGACAAAACTGCAACAATGCAAGACAGTGCATTTCACTTCAGGAAACAATCTAAGCGCCTGAGAAGAGCACTTTGGATGAAAAATGCCAAGCTCTT GGCCTTGTTGACATGCGTGATTGTACTATTGCTGTACATAATAATTGCTGCTTGTTGTGGAGGCATCACTCTACCTTCATGCAGATCTTGA
- the LOC110663121 gene encoding transcription factor SRM1 gives MIGNSSSWSRLEDKAFERALVVFPEETPYRWEKIASQIPGKTWIDVKKHYEDLVHDVGEIDSGRVELPNYEDELGLDSAGGWGSATESGTSQVWFGSTGKGKETTERRKGIPWTEEEHRLFLIGLQRYGKGDWRSISRNAVVSRTPTQVASHAQKYFLRINSIKKDKKRPSIHDVTTNATNHPISAHDLMDPNPFSHPDSPSAYHGFGFPM, from the exons ATGATCGGGAATTCCTCGTCTTGGTCCCGGCTGGAAGACAAGGCCTTTGAACGAGCACTCGTTGTCTTTCCCGAGGAAACTCCTTACAGATGGGAAAAGATTGCCAGCCAAATTCCAGGAAAGACATGGATTGATGTGAAGAAACATTACGAGGATTTGGTTCATGATGTTGGGGAGATTGACTCTGGTCGAGTCGAGTTGCCGAATTATGAGGATGAGTTGGGGCTGGACTCTGCCGGTGGTTGGGGTTCTGCTACGGAGTCAGGGACGAGTCAGGTGTGGTTTGGGTctacagggaaggggaaggagacGACCGAGAGGAGGAAGGGGATCCCCTGGACAGAAGAAGAGCAcag GTTGTTTCTAATAGGACTACAGAGATATGGGAAAGGAGACTGGAGAAGCATCTCAAGAAATGCAGTAGTATCAAGAACACCAACTCAAGTGGCCAGCCATGCCCAGAAGTATTTTCTTCGCATCAACTCAATAAAGAAGGATAAGAAGAGGCCTAGCATTCATGACGTTACCACTAATGCCACCAATCATCCTATTTCTGCTCATGACTTGATGGATCCAAACCCCTTCTCTCATCCTGATAGCCCATCTGCCTATCATGGCTTTGGATTCCCCATGTAA
- the LOC110663122 gene encoding NAC domain-containing protein 90, giving the protein MATTIRTRMEELPTGFRFYPTEEELVSFYLHNKLEGKRQEIHRVIPVIDIYNIEPCNLPMLAGERCQGDTEQWFFFAPRQEREARGGRPSRTTASGYWKATGSPGYVYSSDNRVIGLKKTMVFYKGKAPTGRKTKWKMNEYRAIEGVADSSSTAVPKLRHEFSLCRVYVISGSFRAFDRRPLEATARDATARDTQLLGDAATAAAQDTRMVDNTSSPETSYSRGDHADAPGTEGSANWDTVNGFVQPLWDWEQLNWP; this is encoded by the exons atggcaacaacaataagaaCAAGGATGGAGGAACTTCCAACAGGGTTTCGCTTCTACCCAACAGAGGAAGAGCTAGTTTCCTTCTATCTGCATAACAAGCTGGAAGGGAAGAGACAGGAAATACACCGTGTTATCCCAGTAATCGACATTTACAACATAGAGCCATGCAATCTCCCAA TGCTTGCAGGAGAACGGTGTCAAGGAGACACTGAGCAATGGTTCTTCTTCGCACCAAGACAAGAAAGAGAAGCTAGAGGAGGGAGACCCAGCCGCACTACAGCATCTGGGTACTGGAAGGCCACTGGCTCCCCTGGCTATGTTTACTCGTCCGATAACCGAGTGATTGGACTGAAGAAAACCATGGTCTTCTATAAGGGGAAAGCTCCTACAGGAAGAAAAACCAAATGGAAAATGAATGAGTATAGAGCCATAGAAGGAGTGGCAGACTCATCCAGCACAGCTGTTCCTAAG TTGAGACATGAATTCAGTTTGTGCCGAGTCTATGTAATATCAGGGAGTTTTCGAGCATTTGACAGACGTCCACTAGAAGCTACAGCAAGAGACGCTACAGCAAGAGACACTCAGCTTCTAGGTGATGCTGCTACAGCAGCTGCTCAAGACACTAGAATGGTGGACAACACAAGCTCACCTGAGACTTCATACTCAAGAGGAGATCATGCTGATGCCCCAGGGACAGAAGGAAGTGCCAACTGGGATACGGTTAATGGTTTTGTACAACCACTATGGGATTGGGAACAACTGAATTGGCCCTGA